GCGGTGAATTCAATATTTTTCCTGATTATTGACTGTAAAGTTATATACAAGCGGTGAACAGGAGAGGCCACGGTATTCGTGGCGACATCTGGCGGAGCCGATAATTGCCACGTGTTGTTGCGCCACGTATAGTTGAACTCAAGATTGTCAATCAATTCCATTGTAATGAAATGTGAATTTCTGTTTAATACTATAATTAGACTTCACAATAAAATcataacagtgatatacaaaaTCATTGACAAATGATCAATAAGTTAATGGGTTATTATAAACTAaactgaagttttttttatcaacggTTTACTAGAAAAACCTCATTCTCCTATGACGAAGTACTATCGAACGATACCATGGTATCTCCCTCTAAACGAGATTTTAAAATGGATATTTGTGGCTGTTCAATATCCCTGTCCGTTTCCAATTTTATATTCCAGCGTAAATATTACTTTCACGGTAAAAACAGTGAATACGGAAAAACATTAGGACGGAAACGAAGTTTCTTTTTTAATGTTTCGAACATAACTCGCGTTTCCTTTAAAGggtaatttttgtttcatttactACAAATACCTCAAAACGGATGTGTATTGCTAGTAATAAGCATTACACTAAATTGTAAGCTTAAATGTTCGAATCGACCGGAATATCGCGTTATTAAAGGTTTTAAAGTAACGCGAAAATATTTAACACAACATCCACGTTAAAACATGGTTGACGATCTCGGTCTCAAACAGGGTTcattcaataataaataatgacaCTTCAAATCGTTTCCTAGCTGTGAGTACTGTTTCACAGGTGAGTTTAAGCCTATTCGCATACTGATGCCACCTTCAAAAAATCCTGGGGGCCGCAATGGCCGAGTGgtaaaggtgtcccgacactttaacactagccctccacctctgggttgcgagttcgaaacctacgtggggcagttgccaggtactgactgtaggccggtggtttttctccgggtactccggctttcctccacctccaaaacctggtcACGTCCTTAATAAGCTTAATTAACTTaatggttgttaataggacgttagacaaaaacaaacaaaatcaaataaacagTTCGATACGGCCACTTCTAATAAGTATTAGACGGATATTCAtgaaaatttctttttattgatttcCCAGATTTTGAAagtattaatttattaattgaaGTATAAAGTTCCAAATATGGCCTCTTTTATGACATACCAATTAAACGCGTCATTAAAGAGTTATAATCAAGTGTCGGGGTATCAAATCCGAATCATCAGGATTTTCCGTATCATCCAAAGGATAAAACATTGTGGAGGTGAAAACATCGTACTAACAACTCTTTTGGAGATCTGATAACGATTTTTTTATATTCGGGTAAAAAGTCATATAACACCACATcacaaaaaatacataacatacattataagaAACACCACATAAATCTAATACCACAGGGTAACTAGATGTTTTTATACCACAGGGTAGCTTAATGTTATTATACCTCGGGGTAGCTTTATGTTATTATACCTCGGGGTAGCTTTATGTTATTATACCTCGGGGTAGCTTTATGTTATTATACCTCGGGGTAGCTTTATGTTATTATACCTCGGGGTAGCTTTATGTTATTATACCTCTGGGTAGCTTTATGTTATTATACCTCGGGGTAGCTTTATGTTATTATACCTCGGGGTAGCTTTATGTTATTATACCACAGATTAGCTTGGTGTTATTATACCAAAGggtaactttatattttatacatgtaccacaggGTAGCTTTATATTTTATACCACAGGGTAGCTGGATGTTTTTATACCTCAGGGTAGCTGGATGTTTTTATACCACAAGGTAGCTGGATGTTTTTATACCTCAGGGTAGCTGGGTGTTTTTATACCTCAGGGTAGCTGGATGTTTTTATACCCCAGGGTAGCTTTATATTTTATACCACAGGGTAGCTTTATATTTTATACCCCAGGGTAGCTTTATATTTTATACCACAGGGTAGCTGGATGTTTTTATACCCCAGGGTAGCTGGATGTTTTTATACCACAGGGTAGCTGGATGTTTTTATACCACAGGGTAGCTGGATGTTTTTATACCCCAGGGTAGCTGGATGTTTTTATACCCCAGGGTAGCTGGATGTTTTCATACCACAGAGTAGCTTCATATTTTTATACCACAGAGTAGCTTTATATTTTTATACCCCAGGGTAACTAGATGTTATTATACCCCAGGGTAGCTGGATGTTTTTAGATATAACTTTACTATCTTATACGGAAAGCCTTTTTACCCAGTGTCATGATAGTTATGGATAACTTATTCCAATAACAGGGATTCGTTAAAAGTGACATGATATCCGATATGTACGATTTATGTCACACATTATACAATTTATAACGAACCCCTGTGTTATCCATCGGTATCCCAAGTAATTAAAGTACATCCagtgtattatatatcaacGTATTTCCGTCATATTCAACACTTTCAAGAATAAACATATTCTGCAATTATAGTTCCATCTTCTTCAGAATCTTCATTACAAGAACTCTCCAATCCACAGGATAGTTCCTGACTTCATCATACAGATGGGTGACATTACAGTCGGAGATGGAACTGGAGGtacacacacaaatacattAACTTaggataaaccagtaactaacttaAGTTTCTCGGGAATATTAGGATAAACAAGTAACTGACTAAAGTATCTCGGGAATGTTAggataaaccagtaactgacTAAAGTATCTCGGGAATATTAGggataaaccagtaactgacTAAAGTATCTCGGGAATGTTAggataaaccagtaactgacTAAAGTATCTCGGGAATATTGGGATAAACTAGTAACTGACTAAAGTATCTCGGGAATGTTaggataaaccagtaactaactaaagtaTCTCGGGAATGTTaggataaaccagtaactaacttaAGTTTCTCGGGAATATTAGGATAAACAAGTAACTGACTAAAGTATCTCGGGAATGTTaggataaaccagtaactaactaaagtaTCTCGGGAATATTGggataaaccagtaactgacTAAAGTATCTCGGGAATGTTAggataaaccagtaactgacTAAAGTATCTCGGGAATATTGGGATAAACTAGTAACTGACTAAAGTATCTCGGGAATGTTaggataaaccagtaactaactaaagtaTCTCGGGAATGTTaggataaaccagtaactaactaaagtaTCTCGGGAATGTTAGGATGAACCAGTAACTGACTAAAGTATCTCGGGAGTATTAGGacaaaccagtaactaactaaagtaTCTCGGGAGTATTAGGATAAACCAATAACTAACTAAAGTATCTCGGGAATGTTAGGATGAACCAGTAACTGACTAAAGTATCTCGGGAGTATTAGGacaaacctgtaactaactaaAGTATCTCGGGAATGTTaggataaaccagtaactaactaaagtaTCTCAAGAATATTaggataaaccagtaactaactaaagtaTCTCGGGAATGTTaggataaaccagtaactaactaaagtaTCTCGGGAATATTAggataaaccagtaactgacTAAAGTATCTCGGGAATATTaggataaaccagtaactaactaaagtaTCTCGGGAATGTTAggataaaccagtaactgacTAAAGTATCTCGGGAATGTTAggataaaccagtaactgacTAAAGTATCTCGGGAATATTaggataaaccagtaactaactaaagtaTCTCGGGAATGTTaggataaaccagtaactaactaaagtaTCTCGGGAATGTTAGGAtcaaccagtaactaactaaagtaTCTCGGGAATGTTaggataaaccagtaactaactaaagtaTCTCGGGAATGTTaggataaaccagtaactaactaaagtaTCTCGGGAATATTgggataaaccagtaactaactaaagtaTCTCGGGAATATTAagataaaccagtaactgacTAAAGTATCTCGGGAATGTTaggataaaccagtaactaattaAGTATCTCGGGAATATTAGGATAAATGAGTAACTAACTAAAGTTTCTCGGGAATATTAggataaaccagtaactgacTAAAGTATCTCGGGAATATTaggataaaccagtaactaactaaagtaTCTCGGGAATATTAggataaaccagtaactgacTAAAGTATCTCGGGAATGTTAGGAtcaaccagtaactaactaaagtaTCTCGGGAATGTTaggataaaccagtaactaactaaagtaTCTCGGGAATGTTAGGACAAACCAGTAACTGACTAAAGTATCTCGGGAATGTTAGGATAAACCAGTAACAGACTAAAGCATCTCGGGAATGTTAggataaaccagtaactgacTAAAGTATCTCGGGAATATTAggataaaccagtaactgacTAAAGTATCTCGGGAATGTTAggataaaccagtaactgacTAAAGTATCTCGGGAATGTTAggataaaccagtaactgacTAAAGTATCTCGGGAATGTTAGGATAAACCAGTAACAGACTAAAGTATCTCGGGAATGTTAGGATAAACCAGTAACAGACTAAAGCATCTCGGGAATGTTAggataaaccagtaactgacTAAAGTATCTCGGGAATATTaggataaaccagtaactaactaaagtaTCTCGGGAATGTTaggataaaccagtaactaactaaagtaTCTCGGGAATGTTaggataaaccagtaactaactaaagtaTCTCGGGAATGTTaggataaaccagtaactaacttaAGTTTCTCGGGAATATTAGGATAATTAGGATTATGATACGTGCTTGTTTCTTATAAAACGTTGAAAAGTGATTttttaaaacctcatttttaatattatttatttaatcgcaacccgcaataaggcccgctataaagtggagtctaatttgattgacacatcaaagaaacaagcacgtgcacagtgccgcacagtgataacttcaaaggcagcggcgatttacaaagaagatttgccgttatattccatacatttccctctcaggttgagttttaaaacgtcttttaaatacatattctgtaattgttttcaagaaataaagtcggaaagcctctaattttgtcacatagaaacgtgtactgaagtttatttagtgatcggagatgtgccgtttaccggtccgtctgcgggtaagccttTTTAATTCTGTTTGTTAAATCCTACAATACACGTTATATATTTTCAAGTGTATataaaaactatttatatttggatgttttaaatatttgacgCACAGGTGTCAGTATCTACGGAGACAGATTTGTTGACGAGAACTACGTTTTATCACACAAAGCCGCTGGTTACGTTTCCATGGCAAACCATGGCAAAGACACAAATGGATCCCAGTTTTTCATCCTGTTAACTAAGGCCAGGTGGCTGGACGAAAAGCATGTGGTTTTCGGCAAAGTCATCAAGGGAATGGTAAGCAATTAGCAAACATAAAATAAAGACTTCACTTCAATTCTGTCTCAGATATAAAGAATGGccaacacttttttttttttttacagataacCAACTTAATTTCTAAGTTTTTCAAAATAACAAGTCTTCTAATTTACCTCTCTTCTGGTATCCTATTTGGGAGATCAAACGTTAATAATTTTAGATTGTTTTAGAAACAAATAGATTAGaaaaaaattgatgaaatgTTACTGATAATTGTTGTAGGATGTTGTCCGACAAATTGGAGAAGTTCCCGCAAGCAATGTTAACGCTTTGCCCAAAAGGAAAGTCGCCATAGTAAACTGTGGTGTAGTTGGGATCCAGAAGAAATATGAATTAACTGAAGAACAAATGGCGTCCGATGACGATATctaaactaaaaacaaaacgaCAGACCAACAGCGTGGTAGTCCTCATTAATACATGATTGACATGTGGATCGTCTGATTCAGTTGGATGTTTGACTTGTTGATTCCATATCATATCATTCATGTACGGAAGTGTATCACAGAActgcattttgtattttgatactTGTGTTAATGTGTTGGTTTTGTTCTTT
The sequence above is drawn from the Pecten maximus chromosome 9, xPecMax1.1, whole genome shotgun sequence genome and encodes:
- the LOC117334199 gene encoding peptidyl-prolyl cis-trans isomerase-like, with translation MTSMKILASLLLVIVAVSQTHSADAEEQKKIKNVVTEEVFFDVQVGDDNDDDGFRGQFVVALFGDIAPMTVMNFQSIAKGYTRKKNNLHYKNSPIHRIVPDFIIQMGDITVGDGTGGVSIYGDRFVDENYVLSHKAAGYVSMANHGKDTNGSQFFILLTKARWLDEKHVVFGKVIKGMDVVRQIGEVPASNVNALPKRKVAIVNCGVVGIQKKYELTEEQMASDDDI